From the Alloalcanivorax dieselolei B5 genome, one window contains:
- a CDS encoding nucleoside deaminase, with product MSDQITPPHLNHEHYMRESFQVAERALEKGCHPFGALLVDADGTVLMEQENAFLPHHDMTGHAERVILTRASRTYPPDFLARCTLYTSAEPCAMCAGAAYWAGIGRVVYGLSEKQLKAITGNHPENPTLDLPCRTVFAAGQRSVQVIGPLLEEEATALHLRFWEKEKD from the coding sequence ATGTCCGATCAAATCACACCGCCGCATCTGAACCACGAGCACTATATGAGAGAGAGCTTCCAGGTCGCAGAACGCGCTCTGGAAAAAGGTTGCCATCCGTTTGGTGCGCTGTTGGTGGACGCCGATGGAACGGTATTGATGGAGCAGGAGAATGCTTTCCTGCCCCATCATGATATGACCGGCCATGCCGAACGGGTGATCCTTACGCGTGCTTCGCGAACCTACCCACCGGATTTTCTTGCCCGGTGCACGCTCTATACCTCCGCCGAGCCCTGCGCCATGTGCGCCGGGGCCGCGTACTGGGCCGGCATAGGACGCGTGGTCTATGGTCTTTCCGAAAAACAACTCAAAGCGATTACCGGCAACCATCCGGAAAACCCCACCCTGGATCTGCCCTGCCGCACGGTTTTCGCCGCCGGGCAACGCTCCGTGCAGGTGATCGGCCCACTACTGGAAGAAGAGGCCACCGCCCTTCACCTGCGCTTCTGGGAAAAAGAGAAAGACTGA
- a CDS encoding CehA/McbA family metallohydrolase domain-containing protein — protein sequence MSFLFSRNSRVSLLSAITLATFLSACGGSGGGSSPSPEPTPEPTPEPTPEPQPSGAWSAGDLHVHTYQSDDAQVSLESVLDDAFTRYDLDWLTISNHLRTSYRDPDGAELGESIPFYQALIDYEVPYLKQALEQDRYPGALMYSSFEWDMPTHDHVNVGIGMDDPMSEANLQAVAEFEYLFTTRDASLFDPALVESLGDQPRANATHEDALSALGWLRDNHPDSYMLLNHPSRYMGKYTIAQIRQMHDLAPDQFFTIEGMVGNQMEPDRGGYVEAYTEENLSSRTYGGVDYLVAKLGGTWDALLGEGRRIWNVANSDYHFTTAQGRYSSGYAPGEYAKTYVWKDGEDASALLDALRGGRLFGVFGDLIDALEFQAEGAEGSTPMGGTLTAAQGEQVTVTIRFRSPQANNYEYPLESGQSAYMKPTVDHVDLIVGDVQAPAQPDSADYQSASNPSTRVLARFTANDWTVDEDGYNVITHTLTATADQYLRLRGTNLAVNVPGQMEDGEPLPDAKVEVAIDPARFDAINARNYNDLWFYSNPIFISVE from the coding sequence ATGTCATTTCTTTTTTCCCGCAACTCTCGCGTTTCTTTATTGTCGGCCATCACCCTCGCCACTTTCCTGAGCGCCTGCGGCGGCTCCGGGGGCGGCTCCTCACCCTCTCCGGAACCCACCCCGGAGCCAACTCCGGAGCCAACCCCGGAACCGCAACCCAGCGGGGCCTGGAGCGCCGGGGATCTGCATGTGCATACCTATCAATCCGACGATGCCCAGGTGTCCCTGGAAAGCGTGCTGGACGATGCCTTTACCCGCTACGACCTGGACTGGCTCACCATTTCCAATCATCTGCGCACGTCCTACCGGGATCCTGACGGCGCCGAGTTGGGAGAATCCATACCCTTCTATCAGGCACTCATCGACTACGAAGTGCCTTATCTGAAGCAGGCTCTGGAGCAGGATCGCTACCCAGGTGCTTTGATGTATTCCTCTTTCGAGTGGGACATGCCGACCCACGATCACGTCAATGTCGGCATCGGCATGGACGACCCGATGTCCGAGGCCAATCTGCAAGCGGTGGCGGAATTCGAGTATCTGTTCACCACCCGCGATGCCAGCCTTTTCGATCCCGCCCTGGTGGAAAGTCTGGGCGACCAGCCGCGTGCCAACGCTACCCACGAGGACGCCCTCAGCGCGTTAGGCTGGCTGCGCGATAATCACCCCGACAGCTATATGCTGTTGAACCACCCTTCCCGCTACATGGGCAAATACACCATCGCCCAGATCCGCCAGATGCACGATCTGGCGCCCGATCAGTTCTTCACCATCGAAGGCATGGTCGGCAATCAGATGGAGCCGGATCGTGGCGGCTATGTCGAGGCCTATACCGAAGAGAACCTGAGCTCGCGCACCTATGGCGGTGTCGACTATCTGGTGGCGAAACTGGGTGGCACCTGGGACGCGCTGCTGGGTGAAGGCCGGCGGATCTGGAACGTGGCCAACTCCGACTACCATTTCACCACGGCGCAGGGTCGATACAGCAGCGGCTACGCTCCTGGCGAGTACGCCAAAACCTATGTCTGGAAGGATGGAGAAGACGCCTCCGCCCTGCTGGACGCTCTGCGCGGCGGCCGTCTGTTCGGCGTTTTCGGTGATCTGATCGATGCACTGGAGTTTCAGGCCGAAGGCGCTGAAGGCAGCACTCCGATGGGCGGTACGCTGACGGCGGCCCAGGGCGAACAGGTGACGGTGACCATCCGCTTCCGCAGCCCGCAAGCCAATAACTACGAGTATCCGCTGGAAAGCGGCCAGTCCGCCTATATGAAACCGACCGTGGATCATGTGGACCTGATCGTCGGCGATGTGCAGGCGCCCGCACAACCCGATTCCGCCGATTACCAGTCCGCCAGCAACCCGAGCACCCGGGTTCTGGCGCGCTTCACCGCCAACGACTGGACCGTGGACGAGGACGGCTACAATGTCATCACCCACACCCTCACCGCGACCGCTGATCAGTACCTGCGCCTGCGCGGCACCAATCTGGCGGTCAACGTGCCCGGTCAAATGGAAGACGGCGAGCCGCTGCCGGACGCCAAAGTGGAGGTGGCCATTGACCCCGCCCGCTTTGATGCCATCAACGCCCGCAATTACAACGACCTGTGGTTCTACTCCAATCCGATTTTCATTAGCGTGGAGTGA
- a CDS encoding SulP family inorganic anion transporter has product MTSWIRRLLPFTQWPRPSAQSLRKDAFAGITVGLVLIPQAIAYATLAGMPPVTGLYAALLPSVVGILWGSSALLAVGPVALTSLLTYAALHPLAEPESGQWVVLAIWLALYAGLIQFLLGAFRLGVIANFISNAVITGFINAAALIILLSQVPALLGLEGQDFNAALAGLQHHLADADAAWLWTLAFGLGSIALLWLQKRFAPRLPGVLVVCVVGIAVSALFGYQALGGNVVGLIPAGLPAPQWPPSLTLEQHRALWPAAAIIALISFTEAMASARTLPNPDGRLWNQNQELVGQGLAKIASGVSGAFPVSGSFSRSALNLYVGATSGWSALFAALCTLVCLLFFTGYLQHLPRAVLAAIIIVPVLNLIQPKAFVHLFRTSRDDGVVAVATFVATLVAVPYLHWGVLTGFLLAMVFFLYRRAHPRLIELGLDPAGTLRDRTLNGLPPIAPGVLALRLDASLTYITAPLMDRFIRERLQKETDLRVILICASAVNDMDATGADTLSQLHQDLRRRGIRLALSGVKKQVRDRLAHIGLLQRLGDDNLFVNNREAIVALKAKAPEQD; this is encoded by the coding sequence ATGACGTCCTGGATCCGCCGCCTGCTGCCGTTCACGCAGTGGCCCCGTCCCAGCGCCCAGTCACTGCGCAAGGACGCCTTCGCCGGCATTACGGTGGGACTGGTACTGATTCCTCAAGCCATCGCCTACGCCACTCTGGCCGGCATGCCGCCGGTCACCGGACTCTATGCCGCGCTGCTGCCCAGTGTCGTGGGGATTCTGTGGGGCTCCTCGGCGCTGCTCGCGGTGGGCCCGGTGGCCCTCACCAGCCTGCTCACCTATGCCGCGCTGCACCCCCTGGCCGAGCCGGAAAGCGGGCAATGGGTAGTGCTGGCCATCTGGCTGGCGCTGTACGCCGGTCTGATCCAGTTCCTGCTTGGTGCCTTTCGGCTTGGAGTGATCGCCAACTTCATCTCCAACGCTGTGATAACGGGGTTTATCAATGCGGCGGCACTGATCATTTTGCTGTCTCAGGTGCCGGCCCTGCTCGGTCTGGAGGGTCAGGACTTCAACGCTGCCCTGGCCGGCCTCCAGCATCATCTGGCCGATGCCGACGCCGCCTGGCTATGGACCCTGGCTTTCGGCCTGGGCTCGATCGCGCTGCTGTGGCTGCAAAAACGCTTCGCGCCACGCCTGCCCGGTGTTCTGGTGGTGTGTGTCGTGGGCATCGCGGTCAGTGCCCTGTTCGGCTATCAGGCACTGGGGGGGAATGTCGTGGGCCTTATTCCCGCCGGCCTGCCCGCCCCCCAATGGCCGCCCTCCCTGACCCTCGAACAACACCGCGCCTTGTGGCCGGCGGCGGCGATCATCGCTTTGATCAGCTTTACCGAAGCCATGGCCAGCGCCCGCACCCTGCCCAATCCGGACGGCCGTCTTTGGAATCAGAATCAGGAACTGGTGGGCCAGGGCCTGGCCAAGATCGCCAGCGGTGTGAGCGGCGCCTTTCCGGTAAGCGGCTCCTTCTCCCGCAGCGCCCTGAATCTCTACGTTGGCGCCACCAGTGGCTGGTCGGCGCTGTTCGCCGCCCTGTGTACGCTGGTCTGTCTGCTGTTTTTCACCGGCTATCTGCAACATCTGCCCCGCGCGGTGCTGGCGGCGATCATCATTGTGCCGGTGCTCAACCTGATCCAGCCGAAGGCCTTTGTGCATCTGTTCCGCACCTCGCGGGACGACGGCGTGGTGGCCGTGGCCACCTTCGTCGCCACACTGGTGGCGGTCCCGTATCTGCATTGGGGCGTTCTCACCGGCTTTCTGTTGGCCATGGTGTTCTTTCTTTACCGGCGCGCCCATCCACGCCTGATTGAATTGGGACTGGATCCCGCCGGCACCTTGCGCGACCGCACCCTCAACGGCCTGCCTCCGATCGCGCCGGGGGTATTGGCGCTGCGGCTGGACGCCTCCCTGACCTACATTACCGCGCCGCTGATGGACCGTTTCATCCGCGAACGTCTGCAAAAAGAAACCGATCTCCGGGTTATCCTGATTTGCGCGTCAGCGGTCAATGACATGGACGCCACCGGTGCCGACACCCTGTCCCAATTGCATCAGGACCTGCGGCGGCGCGGCATCCGGCTGGCCCTGTCCGGGGTGAAAAAGCAGGTGCGCGATCGCCTGGCCCACATCGGCTTGCTGCAACGGCTCGGTGACGACAACCTGTTCGTCAACAATCGCGAGGCGATCGTGGCTCTGAAGGCAAAGGCCCCCGAGCAAGACTGA
- the mtgA gene encoding monofunctional biosynthetic peptidoglycan transglycosylase, which yields MKRFFLSLLGLAVIAVLGTQLWFLGQVLYLRAYNPQNTAFMERSRQHGTVQYLWRDYDQIATDLKRAVLVSEDARFVEHIGFDWRGIRHAIERNRKAGRPVAGGSTITQQLAKNLFLNSDRSYWRKGQEAMIALMLEATMSKQRILELYLNTAQWGNRIFGAEAAARHYFGISAASLGPAQAAQLAAMLPRPSYYDVRGVTDYVHQRTQWIQNQLPLVALPDPG from the coding sequence ATGAAACGCTTTTTTCTTTCGCTGCTGGGTCTGGCCGTCATCGCGGTGCTGGGAACACAACTGTGGTTCCTCGGCCAGGTACTGTATTTACGTGCCTACAACCCGCAGAATACCGCCTTCATGGAACGGTCCCGCCAGCACGGCACGGTGCAGTATCTGTGGCGCGATTACGATCAGATCGCCACGGATCTGAAACGGGCGGTACTGGTCTCCGAAGATGCCCGCTTCGTTGAGCATATAGGCTTTGACTGGCGCGGGATCCGCCACGCCATTGAGCGCAACCGCAAGGCAGGGCGCCCGGTGGCCGGGGGCTCCACCATCACCCAGCAGTTGGCCAAGAACCTGTTCCTGAACAGCGACCGCAGCTACTGGCGCAAAGGGCAGGAGGCAATGATCGCGCTGATGCTGGAAGCCACCATGTCCAAACAGCGGATTCTGGAGTTGTATTTGAATACCGCCCAATGGGGTAACCGGATTTTCGGTGCCGAAGCCGCTGCCCGGCATTACTTCGGTATCAGCGCCGCGTCCCTGGGGCCGGCGCAGGCGGCGCAACTGGCGGCGATGCTGCCGCGCCCCAGCTACTACGACGTGCGTGGTGTCACCGATTACGTTCACCAACGCACCCAATGGATACAAAATCAGCTCCCGCTGGTGGCCTTGCCAGACCCGGGCTGA
- a CDS encoding META domain-containing protein, with protein sequence MKAIGLVLPLVALLAACDDSSSPDAPAAPQPRTEQASSAPEPAAVERGSISGAWRPDGDNAARILVLAEDGELFLVGDSKHQGLSWERRDDQLTLRYLNGQDNVHEATLSTALEQDTLTLEGEDGEQGENAPYIGVYQRDNEAVEEVTGEITFAGDTKLPPQAVLAVTLMDGNRTPLLQRLVHLRDSPQPFHLYLAKGRLKAGTDYAVNARVIVDGGVIMNTGDAPLRRDGEGNLDTLTLTAHDSGPAPVSFVGRYLYHGEQAIFMPCDSDRRLTVAGAMADALAKAYQQAGLEPMAPMFMELDGTLEKRRGQEAGTQVDALVVRDYRNVREPEQCEQPSAQLTNTYWKLIDVNGQSAPSPGEGQNQVHLILASDETVKGDTGCNRLTGGFTLDGDSLSFGELATTRRACTGDNVSDAFLTSLEQTRGFRIDGERLSLYDQEHHLLAVFTAEYL encoded by the coding sequence ATGAAAGCAATCGGGCTCGTGCTGCCCTTGGTAGCGCTATTGGCTGCCTGTGACGACAGCTCCTCTCCCGATGCCCCCGCTGCGCCACAACCGCGGACCGAGCAAGCCAGCTCAGCCCCCGAGCCGGCCGCCGTGGAACGGGGCAGCATCAGCGGCGCCTGGCGCCCCGACGGTGACAACGCGGCGCGCATCCTGGTACTGGCCGAGGACGGCGAGCTGTTTCTGGTTGGCGACAGCAAGCATCAGGGGTTGAGTTGGGAGCGCCGCGACGATCAACTGACCCTGCGCTATCTGAACGGCCAGGATAACGTCCACGAGGCCACTTTGAGCACGGCCCTGGAGCAGGACACCTTGACCCTGGAAGGTGAGGACGGGGAACAGGGCGAGAACGCCCCTTACATCGGCGTTTACCAACGGGACAACGAAGCGGTGGAAGAGGTAACCGGCGAAATCACTTTCGCAGGCGATACCAAGCTGCCGCCGCAAGCGGTACTGGCCGTGACCTTGATGGACGGCAACCGGACCCCTCTGCTGCAGCGCCTGGTTCACTTGCGGGACAGCCCACAGCCGTTCCATCTGTACCTGGCCAAGGGACGCCTCAAGGCCGGCACCGATTATGCGGTTAATGCCCGGGTCATCGTCGATGGCGGCGTCATCATGAACACCGGGGACGCGCCTTTGCGGCGGGACGGTGAAGGAAATCTCGACACCTTGACCCTGACCGCCCATGACAGCGGCCCGGCACCGGTCAGCTTCGTCGGCCGTTACCTCTATCACGGCGAACAGGCCATCTTCATGCCCTGCGACAGCGACCGGCGTTTGACGGTGGCCGGCGCCATGGCCGATGCCCTGGCCAAGGCTTACCAGCAGGCCGGCCTGGAACCCATGGCCCCCATGTTCATGGAACTGGACGGGACCCTGGAAAAACGGCGCGGCCAGGAAGCAGGCACGCAGGTGGACGCGCTGGTGGTTCGTGATTACCGCAATGTGAGAGAGCCCGAGCAGTGCGAGCAACCCTCCGCCCAGCTCACCAACACTTACTGGAAGCTGATTGACGTGAACGGCCAGTCCGCCCCGTCCCCCGGTGAAGGCCAGAACCAGGTGCATTTGATCCTCGCCAGCGATGAGACCGTCAAGGGCGACACCGGTTGTAACCGGCTCACCGGCGGCTTTACCCTGGACGGTGACAGCCTCAGTTTCGGTGAACTGGCCACCACCCGCCGCGCCTGCACCGGAGACAACGTCTCCGACGCCTTCCTCACCAGTTTGGAGCAAACCCGGGGCTTCCGCATCGATGGCGAGCGGCTTAGTCTCTACGACCAGGAGCACCATCTGCTGGCGGTGTTCACCGCGGAGTATCTGTAA
- a CDS encoding type 1 glutamine amidotransferase, giving the protein MRIHYLTHVPFEKLGAIEPWLAANGARITATRLYHGEELPDPDDLEALIVMGGPMSADDEHRYPWLADEKRFIRACIDRGHKVLGICLGAQLIARALGARVHKNPDKEIGFFPVQSTELGRQHPLGSLFNDAPAVFHWHGDTFEIPDGALHLAHSWGCEHQAFSYGDNVLALQFHLEMGEDNARTLCQECASDLSPGPWTQSATEIFNMPQAFTANQRLLSVLLGLFFAMDPG; this is encoded by the coding sequence ATGCGCATCCATTATCTGACCCATGTGCCCTTCGAGAAACTGGGAGCCATCGAGCCCTGGCTGGCCGCCAATGGTGCACGCATCACCGCCACCCGCCTTTATCACGGTGAAGAGCTGCCGGATCCGGATGACCTGGAGGCACTGATCGTCATGGGCGGGCCCATGAGCGCGGACGATGAGCACCGCTACCCCTGGCTGGCGGATGAAAAGCGTTTTATCCGCGCCTGTATCGACCGCGGCCATAAGGTGCTTGGCATCTGCCTGGGAGCCCAGTTAATCGCTCGCGCGCTCGGTGCCCGGGTGCACAAGAATCCGGACAAGGAAATCGGCTTTTTCCCGGTACAGAGTACCGAGCTGGGCCGCCAACACCCGCTCGGCAGTCTGTTCAACGACGCACCGGCGGTATTTCACTGGCACGGTGACACTTTTGAGATCCCCGACGGCGCCCTGCATCTGGCCCACAGCTGGGGCTGCGAGCACCAGGCTTTCAGTTACGGCGACAACGTCCTGGCCCTGCAATTTCACCTGGAAATGGGCGAGGACAACGCCCGCACCCTGTGCCAGGAATGCGCCTCCGACCTTAGCCCCGGCCCCTGGACCCAGAGCGCCACCGAAATCTTCAACATGCCGCAGGCATTCACCGCCAATCAGCGTTTGCTGTCGGTGTTGCTGGGGCTTTTTTTTGCAATGGACCCAGGCTAG